In Acipenser ruthenus chromosome 33, fAciRut3.2 maternal haplotype, whole genome shotgun sequence, the sequence gaacAAAATGTTCTTCTGCTCCACTGGCATTTGGACCTCTGCTAGGCAGATTTCAGCTGCAGTCCTTACTGACAACTTACTGACTGCTTGGGTTTAGATTGTTGATTTCTTTTGATTGGttgttttgtgtaatgtattcTCTGTGGATTAACACACAGGGGTTTCTGGTAGAATCATAACATGCAGTATAATTTCAAATAACATCCACACATTCATAACAAAAGCAAACTAGAATACAGAACCTGAGAAGGGCTGCCAACACCAAACCCTTGTGTTTACCACTGAAGCTGTGTGTTCAAAGTCCCTTCATTATCCCATATTGTAAAGCTCACAGATCTTCTCAGTCAATCGGTTTCTAAGCACAGCGAGTTCAGTCATTATCCCAGATGTAAATTAAGCTAATGGAACTTTTAAAAGCTTAATGTCTAAAGCAGGGATTCGCAAAGTGTGGCCCGCGGTCCAAATGCGGTCCGCGATTGCACTGTCTGAGCCCGTCGTCAAATATTTCTTAAAGTTTTCTATATTTTCTTGGAATGAAAAGACCCAGGCCATTAGAAGATAATGTTCTGCTCAATATTGGTACAAGCTGCTACAGTAGCTTTAAGAACATGAAAACAAGACCCACGTGCAGCCAGGGGGGAGGGGATTCGGAGACTGCTGTAACGAATTAAACAAGACCAACGTGCAGCCAGGGGGGAGGGGATTCGGAGACTGCTGTCCCGAATGAAACAAGACCCACGTGCAGCCAGGGGGGAGGGGATTCGGAGACTGCTGTCCCGAATGAAACAAGACCCACGTGCAGCCAGGGGGGAGGGGATTCGGAGACTGCTGTCCCGAATGAAACAAGACCCATGTGCAGCCAGGGAGGAGGGGATTCGGAGACTGCTGTCCTGAATGAAAACAAGACCCACATGCAGCCAGGGGGGAGGGGATTCGGAGACTGCTGTCCTGAATGAAACAAGACCCACGTGCAGCCAGGGGGGAGGGGATTCGGAGACTGCTGTCCTGAATGAAACAAGACCCACGTGCAGCCAGGGGGGAGGGGATTCGGAGACTGCTGTCCTGAATGAAACAAGACCCACGTGCAGCCAGGGGGGAGGGGATTCGGAGACTGCTGTCCCGAATGAAACAAGACCCACGTGCAGCCAGGGGGGAGGGGATTCGGAGACTGCTGTCCTGAATGAAAACAAGACCCACATGCAGCCAGGGGGGAGGGGATTCGGAGACTGCTGTCCTGAATGAAACAAGACCCACGTGCAGCCAGGGGGGAGGGGATTCGGAGACTGCTGTCCTGAATGAAACAAGACCCACGTGCAGCCAGGGGGGAGGGGATTCGGAGACTGCTGTCCCGAATGAAACAAGACCCACGTGCAGCCAGGGGGGAGGGGATTCGGAGACTGCTGTCCTGAATGAAACAAGACCCACGTGCAGCCAGGGGGGAGGGGATTCGGAGACTGCTGTCCCGAATGAAACAAGACTCACGTGCAGCCAGGGAGGAGGGGATTCGGAGACTGCTGTCCTGAATGAAACAAGACCCACGTGCAGCCATGGAGGAGGGGGGAACTAGGTAAGTCCCTTGAAATCTAATAATACTAATTAGTCGCGGGTTTCATTAACATACTGTAACGAACCTCAGTTcccgcatcacacagggtgaagcaatccacacacaggcgcgaacccgggaactctcgcactaaagcatagcgccgataccgctgtacaaaagagccggctgcCCTGTCACAATGCTGCTGACTGAGTCTGAACCACATGTTTTTATTGGGTTGCTTGTGTTGTATTTGtcctttattgttttccaggacccccttgtaaatgaggcctcggtctcaatgggtaaatctcctggttaaataaacaaacaaacacaaaataattggaaccaggaagcagcagaaacttttcatcgatagcgttgtctttgaaagATCTGCAACGTCAAAAATACAAGGAAACAACCGAAATATCATCAACAGAAGAATGTAGGTGTTTATTCCATTGAGTTTATTGTCTCTTCTCTCTCATTCCTGTAGCTTGCCCTCCACTAGACCGTGTTGCTGTCTCTGGCTCAGCTGGGGGGAGAGCAGTGCTGCCCTGTTCTTACACCCCCACCCCTGGGCAGCATGTAGAAGTCAGATGGTATGCATATTCAGATCAGGGAGAAGCTGTTCTATTAATCAACTCAAAGACTCCCTCAGCACCCATCCCTGCGCAGTGGAGCGGCCGAGTGAAGCTGTCTGATGAAGTCTCCTCTGGAAACGGCTCTCTGCTAATCTCTGAGCTCAGACTGCAGGACACTCGGGATTACATATGTATAGTGTGGATCAATAGGATATGTGTCACTAACAGGAATGTTAAACtgacagttcaaggtaaatataataaacatgttctggTTGGTGAGTACTTAAAGtgttaaaattaagaatatgtgctgaactgctgaaaccactcaaggtcctgtgtgtgactacatgaacaccctgccttgttttcagcacacacacacaatggggtttgtttaagggtcattttcctgctggtcagttacgttacagctctcttgttttgtttttttcttgctgaacAAAATGTTCTTCTGCTCCACTGGCATTTGGACCGCTGCTAGGCAGATTTCAGCTGCAGTCCTTACTGACAACTTACTGACTGCTTGGGTTTAGATTTTTGATTTCTTTTGATTGGttgttttgtgtaatgtattcCCTGTGGATTAACACACAGGGGTTTCTGGTAGAATCATAACATGCAGTATAATTTCAAATAACATCCACACATTCATAACAAAAGCAAACTAGAATACAGAACCTGAGAAGGGCTGCCAACACCAAACCCTTGTGTTTACCATTGAAGCTGTGTGTTCAAAGTCCCTTCATTATCCCATATTGTAAAGCTCACAGATCTTCTCAGTCAATCAGTTTCTAAGCACAGTGAGTTCAGTCATTATCCCAGATGTAAATTAAGCTAATGGGACTTTTAAAAGCTAAACCTCTAAAGTGACTCGGGCTTTAGAATCCTGAAACTCGCTTTTAAACTGTgacatacatttcaaacagcttaaaacacatttaaatacacacaatgtcTAGAACAGCATTAGTACCCTTTGCAGCGGCCATTACCTGTAGATTTCTGACTGTGGGTCCGattcacagaatgtttttgttggcgTTGGTACCATTTCTGTCTTAATATCAGTTCTGATACCCTTTAGCAAATGATGTAACCCacacagctcagtgtgtgtgcttgAATTAGTGACACAGTAATAATGTGGTGTACTTTTCAAGATGCTTCTCATTGTTTTAGTGTCCTGTCCGGCCAGGTTTGTCCTGGTCCGGTTTCACCCACtccctgttttaatatacaggtaCAGTAGTACGACTGAAAAAGTATTAATTGTCGTGTGAAATTGTAATCACTTTAACTAAATCAGGGATTGTTTGAATGCTGTTTGAATTCCTCATCATGAAGGAAAAAAAGAATAGCTGACATTTTTTATCTCACTAAATATGATCTCACTGTCATGGTATAAAGGGTGGTATTAACGCAAATTAATTATTCATGAGGGCGGGTCAAACACCACGGAACAAAGTGCCATGAGGACGTTGGTGAATTACAGCAGGAGCAAGGAGTGAAGTTtgaggagtgataataacacacctCCAGTCTTCACTCCAGTTTACCACTGGGACGTGAATTGGGCCCTTTGTCTTTGGCAGTGGTCAGTTGTGTAGAAGGTACTGGCTGCTGTGTCAGATATTAAGGCATCATTTGTATGTAAATTGAATTGTGCTTACAGGACCTCCAAAGAGAGATTCAACTACTTCAAGAACAACAACGACcacaaccccgacaactagaccatcagcaaccccgacaactagaccatcagcaaccccgacaactagaccatcagcaacccagGAAACCAGCCCATGCCCAACCCAGCAGGGGAATGCAGCAGCACAGAGGAGATCGTTCTGCATGAAACCGCTTTGATAACTGGATTCTAATTGGATTGCATCTACCTGTATTTAGTGAGTGTTGTGAGTTAAGCGGAAGTTCAATTATTcctgtgtgttgctgctgctggttcCCTATGCCAGTATAGTCCATTGTGAAAGAGTATTGCTGTTACTGTAACCCGCTGCATCCTGCCTGTGCCTGCATCTCTTCATttctatatcattttaataagagcGTTTTAGCATTTTGATATATTTCATTTTCTATTCATCACTGATTGCTGTtgctttatttgttaataaagtagTTGGTGCTGTTTACTATAGATCATTGTTACATACAGTTCTAAATTCTTTTTAGGAATATTATGTATAAAATGCATTAGAGAAAAAGCTTCTACTTGgtctttcaaattaaaaacagtgaATTACTAAATGTTAATTGCACATTGAAATGTGTTATTGCTTTTCCTTTTTTGcttatgaataataaaatatttagctgtgtcctgtgtcttGGCATTTCTCTGTACAATCCTCAGCCTCATTAGAGAGCCTGTgtgctacagaaggtatgaaattCCTTTTTTTCGGCTTCCAGCACCTACATAATGTGGGGTGTCAGACTATATTCCTGTTCACGGTGGAGCTGTTCTGTGGCCTCTCTGTCTAAGGAGGCCCTACAGGGCTGATAAGTTCACATTGTGAAGAAATTCAGCCACTACTGTTGTCTTTTTCCTGTGGTTACAGTCCCTATTGCATATctattgacagtttattaacatggAACTGGACTTCAACTAAAagcactgctgccccctagtggatattATCAAGAGCAATACAGCAGTATAATCGGACACAGTTTGCTGTTAATGAAGTTTCACAACATTCGACTCGGATTAAACATCAGAGCTGAAGAAGCAGCAATATGTATCTTGGAATTCCCTTAAGTTTATATAGAGCGCAATGGCTAGGTAGTTATATTAACAGATAAAGGaaatatttcaaaattgtatttgtgtttcagttattttcttaatattgCGGGATCATTCTGAGGAAAGTGATGAGTTTATGCATTGAAGCGCTGTAGAGTGTGTCAGTAGATACTCGTGGAGCCACAGATGTGCCCATAGCCTGTATGTGGGGCACAGCCCC encodes:
- the LOC131704974 gene encoding uncharacterized protein LOC131704974 isoform X1, whose protein sequence is MALSTEQALALLLILNSAHLTAADCSAQDPVAVSGSAGGRAVLPCSYTPTPGQDVEVRWHAYPDQGEAVPLINSKTPSAPIPAQWSGRVKLSDEVSSGNASLLISELRLEDTLHYLCDVWINGICVTYRNVKLTVQACPPLDRVAVSGSAGGRAVLPCSYTPTPGQHVEVRWYAYSDQGEAVLLINSKTPSAPIPAQWSGRVKLSDEVSSGNGSLLISELRLQDTRDYICIVWINRICVTNRNVKLTVQGPPKRDSTTSRTTTTTTPTTRPSATPTTRPSATPTTRPSATQETSPCPTQQGNAAAQRRSFCMKPL